In the genome of Physeter macrocephalus isolate SW-GA chromosome 20, ASM283717v5, whole genome shotgun sequence, one region contains:
- the ASAH1 gene encoding acid ceramidase isoform X3, translating into MVDKAPALKVIVNSLKNMINAFEPSGKIVQLVDQKLPGLLGNFPGPFEEEMKGIAAVTEIPLGEIISFNIFYEFFTICTSIVTEDKEGHLLHARNMDFGVFLGWNVNNNTWVVTEELKPLTVNLDFQRNSKTVFKAAGFAGYVGMLTGFKPGLFSLTLNERFSTNGGFMGVIEWILGKKDAKWIGFIIRSVLENSTSYEEAKTILTKTKILAPAYFILGGNKSGEGCVITRGREQSLDIYELDPKQGIWYVVQTNYDRWKNPFFLDNRRTPAKMCLNRTTQENISFATMYDVLSTKPVLNKLTVYTALIDVTKGQFETYLRDCPDPCIGW; encoded by the exons ATGGTTGACAAGGCACCAGCG ctaAAAGTTATAGTGAATTCCctgaaaaatatgataaatgcaTTTGAGCCAAGTGGAAAAATTGTGCAGTTAGTGGATCAAAAGTTG cCTGGCCTACTTGGCAACTTTCCTGGGCCTTTCGAGGAGGAAATGAAGGGGATTGCAGCAGTTACTGAAATACCTTTAG GAGAGattatttcattcaatattttctatgaattttttacCATTTGTACTTCAATAGTAACAGAAGACAAAGAAG GTCATCTATTACATGCGCGAAACATGGATTTTGGAGTATTTCTTGG GTGGaatgtaaataataatacctGGGTCGTAACTGAGGAACTAAAACCTTTAACAGTGAATTTGGACTTCCAAAGAAACAGTAAAACAGTCTTCAAGGCGGCAGGCTTTGCTGGCTATGTGGGCATGTTAACAGGATTCAAACCA ggaCTATTTAGTCTTACGCTCAATGAACGTTTCAGTACAAATGGCGGTTTTATGG GTGTCATAGAATGGATTTTGGGAAAGAAAGATGCCAAGTGGATAGGGTTTATCATTAGATCAGTTCTGGAAAATAGCACAAG TTATGAAGAAGCCAAGACTATATTGACCAAAACCAAGATATTGGCCCCAGCATACTTTATCCTGGGAGGCAACAAGTCTGGGGAGGGTTGTGTGATTACACGAGGCAGAGAACAGTCTTTGGATATATATGA ACTCGACCCCAAGCAGGGTATATGGTATGTGGTACAAACAAATTATGACCGTTGGAAAAATCCCTTCTTCCTTGATAATCGCAGAACACCTGCAAAGATGTGTCTAAACCGGACAACCCAAGAG aatATCTCATTTGCAACCATGTACGATGTCCTGTCAACAAAACCTGTCCTCaacaag CTGACGGTATACACAGCCTTGATAGATGTTACCAAAGGTCAATTTGAAACATACCTGCGGGACTGCCCGGACCCCTGTATAGGTTGGTGA
- the ASAH1 gene encoding acid ceramidase isoform X2, producing MWTEDCRKSTYPPSGPTYRGPVPWYTINLDLPPYKRWHELMVDKAPALKVIVNSLKNMINAFEPSGKIVQLVDQKLPGLLGNFPGPFEEEMKGIAAVTEIPLGEIISFNIFYEFFTICTSIVTEDKEGHLLHARNMDFGVFLGWNVNNNTWVVTEELKPLTVNLDFQRNSKTVFKAAGFAGYVGMLTGFKPGLFSLTLNERFSTNGGFMGVIEWILGKKDAKWIGFIIRSVLENSTSYEEAKTILTKTKILAPAYFILGGNKSGEGCVITRGREQSLDIYELDPKQGIWYVVQTNYDRWKNPFFLDNRRTPAKMCLNRTTQENISFATMYDVLSTKPVLNKLTVYTALIDVTKGQFETYLRDCPDPCIGW from the exons CTATAGGGGTCCGGTTCCGTGGTACACTATAAATCTCGATTTACCACCGTACAAAAGATGGCATGAATTGATGGTTGACAAGGCACCAGCG ctaAAAGTTATAGTGAATTCCctgaaaaatatgataaatgcaTTTGAGCCAAGTGGAAAAATTGTGCAGTTAGTGGATCAAAAGTTG cCTGGCCTACTTGGCAACTTTCCTGGGCCTTTCGAGGAGGAAATGAAGGGGATTGCAGCAGTTACTGAAATACCTTTAG GAGAGattatttcattcaatattttctatgaattttttacCATTTGTACTTCAATAGTAACAGAAGACAAAGAAG GTCATCTATTACATGCGCGAAACATGGATTTTGGAGTATTTCTTGG GTGGaatgtaaataataatacctGGGTCGTAACTGAGGAACTAAAACCTTTAACAGTGAATTTGGACTTCCAAAGAAACAGTAAAACAGTCTTCAAGGCGGCAGGCTTTGCTGGCTATGTGGGCATGTTAACAGGATTCAAACCA ggaCTATTTAGTCTTACGCTCAATGAACGTTTCAGTACAAATGGCGGTTTTATGG GTGTCATAGAATGGATTTTGGGAAAGAAAGATGCCAAGTGGATAGGGTTTATCATTAGATCAGTTCTGGAAAATAGCACAAG TTATGAAGAAGCCAAGACTATATTGACCAAAACCAAGATATTGGCCCCAGCATACTTTATCCTGGGAGGCAACAAGTCTGGGGAGGGTTGTGTGATTACACGAGGCAGAGAACAGTCTTTGGATATATATGA ACTCGACCCCAAGCAGGGTATATGGTATGTGGTACAAACAAATTATGACCGTTGGAAAAATCCCTTCTTCCTTGATAATCGCAGAACACCTGCAAAGATGTGTCTAAACCGGACAACCCAAGAG aatATCTCATTTGCAACCATGTACGATGTCCTGTCAACAAAACCTGTCCTCaacaag CTGACGGTATACACAGCCTTGATAGATGTTACCAAAGGTCAATTTGAAACATACCTGCGGGACTGCCCGGACCCCTGTATAGGTTGGTGA